In the genome of Segatella copri, one region contains:
- a CDS encoding glycoside hydrolase family 16 protein yields the protein MARDREQKYKLVFREEFNLPDGSQPNPKLWSRVPRANNLWAKWNSDTADVVFIRNGRLVCRVIPNTNPADTAMMLAGAVFTKHKFAFKYGKIEVRMRTNLQKGNFPAAWIMPQVPGNPYRYGEVDLIEYFGDEGIARQTFHSHRTAILKKSGDKTVFLTRNIERDKWHVYGLEWTPHALITYIDGETTGCYLKSDDPIKLEEGQWTFDRSFFIILNQSVGYGNWHAPDPHATYETEFDWVRIYQREKDITYY from the coding sequence ATGGCTAGGGATAGAGAGCAGAAATACAAGCTCGTCTTTCGGGAGGAGTTTAATCTTCCTGATGGTAGCCAGCCTAATCCTAAATTATGGAGTAGGGTTCCGCGTGCAAATAATCTTTGGGCAAAGTGGAATTCTGATACGGCAGATGTTGTTTTTATTAGAAATGGAAGATTGGTTTGTCGGGTTATTCCGAATACGAATCCTGCAGATACGGCAATGATGTTGGCAGGTGCAGTATTTACCAAGCATAAGTTTGCCTTTAAGTATGGAAAAATAGAGGTGAGGATGAGGACAAATTTGCAGAAAGGAAACTTTCCTGCTGCATGGATTATGCCGCAAGTTCCTGGCAATCCATATCGATATGGTGAAGTTGATCTGATAGAATATTTTGGCGACGAAGGCATTGCACGACAAACCTTCCATTCGCATCGCACGGCGATTTTGAAAAAAAGTGGCGATAAGACCGTCTTCCTGACAAGAAACATTGAGCGGGACAAATGGCATGTTTATGGTTTGGAATGGACACCTCATGCGCTGATTACTTATATTGATGGAGAGACTACCGGCTGCTATCTTAAGTCGGATGACCCCATTAAGCTGGAAGAAGGACAATGGACGTTTGACCGTTCCTTCTTCATCATTCTGAATCAAAGTGTGGGGTATGGCAACTGGCATGCTCCAGATCCGCATGCCACTTATGAAACCGAGTTTGACTGGGTGAGAATCTATCAAAGAGAAAAGGACATCACTTATTATTAA
- a CDS encoding glycosyltransferase family 2 protein — MNKEDLVSVIMPTYNAGKYLADSMNSILNQTYKNLELLITDDASTDPTTLQLLKEYASKDERVNILYLKENHGAGYARNKSIERAKGRYIAFCDSDDRWTTDKLEKQIAFMNEKKCALSCASYIIFDGETQDEIGFCTAPKKITYGMMKRDNKVGCLTAIYDIQMLGRKFFMPTIRKRQDWALFLQIIRECKVCYAYPEKPLAYYCMRRNSISSNKMSLMKYNIAVYKEILGFHPIKANLYFFTLFLPTYGAKILKRKFDSYTFTHQK; from the coding sequence ATGAATAAAGAAGACTTAGTATCTGTCATCATGCCAACTTATAATGCCGGCAAATATCTTGCCGACAGTATGAATAGTATCCTTAATCAAACTTATAAGAACTTAGAGTTATTGATTACCGACGATGCTTCCACAGACCCAACCACCTTGCAATTGCTGAAGGAATATGCAAGCAAGGACGAAAGAGTCAACATTCTATATCTGAAAGAGAACCATGGCGCCGGCTATGCCCGAAATAAGAGCATCGAACGCGCCAAAGGACGCTATATCGCCTTCTGCGACAGTGATGACAGATGGACCACAGATAAACTTGAAAAGCAGATTGCTTTCATGAACGAGAAGAAGTGTGCTCTCTCATGTGCCTCATATATTATCTTTGATGGAGAAACGCAGGACGAGATAGGATTCTGTACGGCTCCGAAAAAAATAACATACGGGATGATGAAGAGAGACAACAAGGTGGGTTGCCTCACTGCTATCTATGACATTCAGATGCTGGGCAGGAAATTCTTCATGCCTACCATCCGCAAACGTCAGGACTGGGCTTTGTTCCTGCAGATTATCAGAGAATGCAAGGTTTGCTATGCTTATCCGGAAAAACCTTTGGCCTACTATTGCATGCGCAGGAACTCTATCTCAAGCAATAAGATGTCGCTGATGAAATATAATATTGCAGTTTATAAGGAGATATTAGGTTTCCACCCTATCAAGGCAAACCTTTATTTCTTCACGCTTTTCCTGCCAACCTATGGTGCGAAGATATTGAAGCGTAAGTTCGACAGTTACACTTTTACTCATCAAAAATAA
- a CDS encoding ATP-binding protein encodes MKKYPLGIQTFSEIVAGNYIYADKTEFVYKLAHYAKFHFLSRPRRFGKSLFVSTLQAYFEGKRDLFKGLVIEQMEQEWTSYPVVHIDLSASKYYRLKNLHAALNGMLSEYEKIYGIAVNPDYADVYSERLKNIILTAAQQTGKQVVVLVDEYDAPMHDSMKDETLQDEIREIMRDFFSPLKHQEANLRFVFITGISKFSQLSIFSELNNLKILTLKEDYAAVCGFTEEELIDNFSEGIQTLAAKEGISSDEVLAKLRYHYDGYHFTAKSEGIYNPYSIINAMDDKTFNNYWFASGTPTFLIELLHKKGIDMLQLDEIWASESRFNVPTDKITDPMPVLYQSGYLTIKDYNEDTKQYLLGFPNEEVRQGFSESLYHYYAPDDFGNYDALVNSYVKYVVKLDDFESFLPHLKVFYDKFPYVIVNDNERHYQAVMYTIFSMLGADVSVEHFTSSGRIDLVLKTKKSVYVIELKYDKNATVAVDQILNNRYASAFAEEKRTIHLVGLNFSKDQRTLDDWILQ; translated from the coding sequence ATGAAGAAATATCCTTTGGGAATTCAGACATTCTCTGAAATTGTTGCAGGCAATTATATATATGCAGACAAGACAGAGTTTGTTTACAAATTGGCACATTATGCCAAATTTCATTTTCTGAGTCGTCCCCGGCGATTCGGAAAGTCTCTTTTTGTCTCTACACTTCAGGCTTACTTTGAGGGTAAAAGAGATTTGTTTAAGGGACTTGTCATTGAGCAGATGGAGCAAGAGTGGACTTCATACCCTGTTGTTCATATAGATTTAAGTGCCAGCAAGTATTATCGCCTGAAAAATCTTCATGCTGCTTTGAATGGAATGCTTTCTGAATATGAGAAAATCTATGGAATAGCGGTGAACCCTGATTATGCAGATGTATATAGTGAGCGTTTGAAGAATATTATCTTGACAGCTGCTCAGCAGACTGGTAAACAAGTAGTTGTACTTGTTGATGAATATGACGCCCCAATGCATGATAGCATGAAAGATGAAACATTGCAAGATGAAATTCGTGAAATTATGCGCGACTTCTTTAGTCCATTGAAGCATCAGGAAGCAAATCTACGCTTTGTTTTTATCACGGGAATTTCTAAGTTTAGTCAGTTGAGTATTTTCAGTGAACTTAACAACTTGAAAATTCTTACATTGAAAGAAGATTATGCGGCTGTTTGTGGTTTTACGGAAGAAGAATTGATTGATAATTTTTCGGAAGGAATACAAACTTTGGCAGCAAAGGAAGGTATATCAAGTGATGAGGTATTAGCTAAATTACGTTATCATTATGATGGTTATCACTTTACTGCAAAGTCGGAAGGTATTTATAACCCTTATAGCATTATCAATGCAATGGACGATAAGACTTTTAACAATTATTGGTTTGCTTCTGGTACTCCTACGTTTCTGATAGAGTTGTTGCATAAGAAAGGAATTGATATGTTGCAACTAGATGAGATATGGGCATCAGAAAGTCGTTTCAATGTACCTACAGATAAGATTACCGACCCGATGCCTGTACTCTATCAAAGTGGTTATCTTACTATAAAAGATTACAATGAGGATACTAAGCAATATCTTCTAGGTTTTCCAAATGAAGAGGTTAGACAAGGCTTTTCAGAGAGTCTTTATCATTATTATGCACCGGATGATTTTGGTAATTATGACGCTTTAGTTAACTCTTATGTGAAATATGTAGTTAAGCTTGATGATTTTGAGTCTTTTCTGCCTCATTTGAAAGTTTTTTATGACAAATTTCCATATGTTATAGTAAATGACAATGAACGTCATTATCAGGCAGTCATGTACACTATATTTTCGATGTTAGGTGCAGATGTGAGTGTGGAACATTTTACTTCTAGTGGAAGAATCGATCTTGTTTTAAAAACAAAGAAGAGTGTTTATGTCATTGAATTAAAATATGATAAAAATGCAACTGTTGCTGTAGATCAGATATTGAATAACAGGTATGCATCAGCTTTCGCAGAAGAAAAGCGAACGATACATTTGGTTGGCTTGAATTTCTCGAAAGACCAACGTACTCTAGATGATTGGATTTTGCAATAA
- a CDS encoding sugar transferase — protein MNEVERTIKRIGDFILSGVSLVAFSPLFLICYIAVKKEDGGPAIFKQERIGRFGRPFYIYKFRSMRVDAEKNGPQLFGHKKDTRMTRVGVFLRDHHLDELPQLWNVFKGDMAFIGPRPERKFYIDQIIEHDSRYQFLYQIRPGVTSYATLYNGYTDTMEKMLRRLELDLYYLEHRSWWFDAKILVKTFINIIFGKKF, from the coding sequence ATGAACGAAGTTGAACGAACCATCAAGCGCATAGGTGACTTCATCCTGTCGGGAGTCAGTCTTGTGGCATTCTCGCCTCTCTTCCTTATATGCTATATTGCAGTGAAGAAGGAGGATGGTGGTCCTGCCATCTTCAAGCAGGAGCGCATCGGAAGATTCGGAAGACCTTTCTATATCTACAAGTTCCGCAGCATGAGAGTGGATGCTGAGAAGAATGGTCCTCAGCTCTTTGGTCATAAGAAGGATACCCGCATGACTCGTGTAGGTGTGTTCCTCCGTGATCATCATCTTGATGAATTGCCTCAGCTTTGGAATGTATTCAAGGGCGATATGGCTTTCATCGGTCCTAGACCGGAACGAAAGTTCTATATTGATCAGATTATTGAGCACGATTCAAGATACCAGTTCCTGTATCAGATTCGTCCAGGCGTCACTTCCTATGCCACCTTATATAATGGCTATACTGACACCATGGAGAAAATGTTGAGAAGATTGGAACTCGATCTCTACTATCTGGAGCACCGTTCCTGGTGGTTCGATGCCAAGATTTTGGTGAAAACTTTCATCAATATCATTTTCGGAAAGAAATTCTAA
- a CDS encoding lipocalin-like domain-containing protein: MNLLKLKRILMAACMLLSLGLGMSSCTLETSDNGYFDGYWHLERVDTLATGGWCDYSKRRIFWGVQFKLLSCNDADVGPRGCYFRFDQTADSIIVHTPYKNNWHQDNGPDGGDIPIIVVNDDLRQYGINNLREPFFKEKYKSDKMILRSETLRLYFTKF, translated from the coding sequence ATGAATCTGTTGAAGCTGAAGAGAATTCTTATGGCTGCTTGCATGTTATTGAGCCTGGGATTGGGTATGTCCTCTTGTACTTTGGAGACGAGTGACAATGGTTATTTTGATGGCTATTGGCATCTCGAACGGGTAGATACGCTAGCCACGGGTGGCTGGTGTGATTACTCGAAGCGTCGCATCTTCTGGGGAGTACAATTTAAGTTGCTGTCCTGCAATGATGCCGATGTAGGTCCACGTGGATGTTATTTCCGCTTCGACCAGACTGCCGATAGCATCATCGTTCATACTCCCTATAAGAACAATTGGCATCAGGACAATGGACCGGATGGCGGTGATATTCCTATCATTGTAGTCAATGATGATCTCCGCCAGTATGGCATCAACAATCTTCGTGAACCCTTCTTCAAGGAGAAGTACAAGAGCGATAAGATGATTTTGCGCTCGGAAACACTGCGCCTGTACTTCACTAAGTTCTGA
- a CDS encoding capsule assembly Wzi family protein, with protein MKKKIAIYLAACALPIHVTAQELWQEEDVAPGKLNLCEGVEYGVEMQGSLSKGKTPLWLNANKYGLSSLDERNGYMRVNVIRPLAADSARRWAVGYGVDVVAPVNYTSHAIVQQAFVEARWLHGVLSVGAKEYPLELKNQTLSSGSQTLGINARPVPQVRLALPDYWTLPIFNGWVHLKGHIAYGMMTDDSWQHDFTNKKQKYADEVLYHSKAGYLKIGSEERFCPWSLEMGVEMADLFGGKPYYRTPSGEMILKPSEKGLLGFWHAFFPGGADPGENEYINKAGDIVGSWVMRFNYDFDSWKLGIYADHFFEDDSQLFFLDYNGYGEGPDEWNEKKYSRFFLYSFKDIMLGTELNFKYGKWLRNVVVEYLYTKYQSGPYNHDRTINIPDHLSGTDDYYNHGTFTGWQHWGQVMGNPLYRSPIYNNNGKIEVLDNRFIAYHLGFDGQPTDRFGYRALVTYQKGWGTYNEPFTKKHHNVSFLVEGNYAFSHGWAMKAGYGMDFGSNQMLGHNAGFQFTISKKGNLGKKKSSARQGVM; from the coding sequence ATGAAGAAGAAGATAGCAATATACTTGGCGGCTTGTGCTCTGCCAATCCACGTCACTGCCCAGGAGTTGTGGCAGGAAGAAGACGTAGCCCCAGGCAAACTCAACCTCTGCGAGGGGGTAGAGTATGGGGTGGAGATGCAAGGCTCCTTGTCGAAGGGAAAAACTCCTCTTTGGCTCAATGCCAACAAGTATGGCTTGAGTTCGCTCGATGAGCGAAATGGCTATATGCGGGTGAACGTGATTCGCCCGCTTGCTGCTGATTCTGCCCGCCGCTGGGCAGTGGGGTATGGTGTGGATGTGGTGGCTCCCGTTAATTATACCAGTCATGCCATCGTACAGCAGGCTTTTGTTGAGGCCCGCTGGCTTCATGGCGTGTTGAGCGTGGGTGCCAAGGAATATCCGCTGGAACTCAAGAATCAGACTTTGTCAAGTGGCAGCCAGACGCTGGGCATCAATGCGCGCCCTGTTCCTCAGGTTCGCCTTGCCTTGCCCGATTATTGGACCTTGCCGATATTCAATGGTTGGGTGCATCTGAAAGGTCACATCGCCTATGGTATGATGACCGATGACAGTTGGCAGCATGACTTCACGAACAAAAAGCAAAAATATGCCGACGAAGTGCTCTATCATAGCAAGGCGGGTTATCTGAAGATAGGCAGCGAGGAGAGATTCTGTCCTTGGAGCCTGGAAATGGGGGTAGAGATGGCAGACCTGTTTGGGGGCAAGCCTTACTACCGTACTCCGAGTGGCGAGATGATATTGAAGCCATCAGAAAAAGGTCTTCTTGGCTTCTGGCATGCGTTTTTCCCAGGTGGCGCTGATCCTGGCGAGAATGAATACATCAATAAGGCTGGTGATATAGTGGGTTCATGGGTGATGCGCTTCAACTATGATTTCGACAGCTGGAAACTCGGCATCTATGCCGATCATTTCTTCGAGGACGACAGTCAGCTTTTCTTCCTCGACTATAATGGTTATGGCGAAGGACCGGATGAGTGGAATGAGAAGAAATACTCCCGTTTTTTCCTCTATTCATTCAAGGATATCATGCTGGGTACTGAGTTGAATTTCAAGTATGGCAAGTGGTTGCGAAATGTGGTGGTAGAGTATCTCTATACCAAGTATCAGAGTGGTCCTTATAACCACGACCGTACCATCAATATTCCCGACCATCTTTCGGGAACGGATGATTATTACAACCATGGTACTTTTACCGGATGGCAGCATTGGGGACAGGTGATGGGCAATCCGCTTTACCGTTCACCTATTTATAATAACAATGGAAAAATTGAGGTATTAGACAACCGTTTCATTGCTTACCATCTTGGTTTTGATGGTCAGCCTACAGATAGGTTCGGCTATCGTGCGCTGGTTACTTACCAGAAAGGGTGGGGAACCTATAACGAGCCGTTCACCAAGAAGCATCATAACGTCAGTTTCCTGGTTGAGGGTAATTATGCCTTCAGTCACGGTTGGGCGATGAAGGCAGGCTATGGCATGGATTTCGGCAGCAATCAGATGCTGGGACACAATGCCGGTTTCCAATTCACTATCAGTAAAAAGGGAAATTTAGGTAAGAAAAAATCGTCTGCAAGACAAGGAGTTATGTAA
- a CDS encoding TolC family protein — MNGSLRNGMFALLIAAAPLATQAKQWSLKDCIDYALANNISLQKTQLTKASAQEDYLQSKAALLPSLNASTSQSVNYTPWVASGISSDGFSRASIDKVYYNGTYSVAGNYTIWNGNKNKNQVKLNKLVAEAAELDSATQAVKLQEQIATLYVQILYSTEAIKVNQESYASSLQNEERGKEMVKIGKMSQADLAQLTAQRAQDEFNIVQAESNVKNYKRQLKELLQITSDEAFDINMPNTTDAMALDAIPALNGVYAAALENRPEFKTFQNQLAQNDLTIQIAKAGKLPTISANAGVSTSSTSMNNKAWGTQLKTNFNMGGGISVSVPLFDNRTTKTQVNKALLQRESIQLDLKNQQTQLYSTIENYWLQASTNQSQFKAAKVSSESAQTSYDLLSEQFKLGLKNIVELRTGKDNLLKAKQNELQAKYMTILNLNILKFYKDGHI, encoded by the coding sequence ATGAACGGAAGTTTAAGAAACGGCATGTTTGCCCTGCTCATAGCAGCAGCTCCACTTGCCACACAAGCCAAGCAATGGTCGCTGAAAGACTGCATCGACTATGCGCTTGCCAACAACATCTCACTCCAGAAAACGCAGCTCACCAAGGCTAGCGCTCAGGAGGACTACTTGCAGTCGAAAGCGGCTCTGCTGCCTTCGCTCAATGCAAGCACCAGCCAAAGCGTCAACTACACGCCTTGGGTGGCTAGCGGCATCAGCAGCGACGGTTTCTCAAGAGCCAGCATCGATAAGGTATATTACAACGGCACCTACTCGGTGGCTGGTAACTACACCATCTGGAACGGCAATAAGAACAAGAACCAGGTGAAACTCAACAAGCTGGTGGCTGAGGCTGCCGAGCTTGACTCTGCTACCCAGGCGGTGAAGCTGCAGGAGCAAATTGCCACACTCTACGTTCAGATTCTCTACTCCACAGAGGCTATCAAGGTGAATCAGGAAAGCTACGCATCAAGCCTTCAGAACGAGGAACGTGGCAAGGAGATGGTGAAAATAGGAAAGATGAGTCAGGCTGACCTGGCACAGCTCACCGCTCAGCGTGCACAGGATGAGTTTAACATCGTACAGGCTGAAAGCAACGTGAAGAACTACAAGCGACAGCTGAAGGAGTTGCTCCAGATTACCAGCGATGAGGCTTTTGATATCAATATGCCAAACACCACGGATGCGATGGCGCTGGATGCCATCCCGGCACTGAACGGCGTATATGCTGCGGCTTTGGAAAACCGTCCGGAATTCAAGACCTTCCAGAACCAGTTGGCGCAGAACGACCTCACCATCCAGATTGCCAAGGCGGGCAAGTTGCCTACCATCAGTGCCAATGCGGGGGTTTCTACCAGCAGCACTTCGATGAACAACAAGGCATGGGGCACACAGTTGAAGACCAACTTCAACATGGGCGGCGGTATCAGCGTGAGCGTGCCTCTCTTCGACAACCGCACAACCAAGACTCAGGTGAACAAGGCCCTCCTGCAGCGTGAGAGTATCCAGCTCGACCTGAAGAACCAGCAGACTCAGCTCTACTCTACCATCGAAAACTACTGGTTGCAGGCTTCTACCAACCAGAGCCAGTTTAAGGCTGCCAAGGTGAGCAGCGAGAGCGCACAGACCAGCTACGACTTGCTGAGCGAGCAGTTTAAGTTGGGACTGAAGAACATCGTGGAACTTCGCACAGGTAAGGACAACCTGCTGAAGGCTAAGCAGAATGAGCTTCAGGCTAAATACATGACCATCCTCAACCTCAACATTCTGAAGTTCTACAAGGACGGACACATCTAA